In Calditrichota bacterium, one genomic interval encodes:
- a CDS encoding nitrous oxide-stimulated promoter family protein, whose amino-acid sequence MVERASSRLLREERTVAVMVRTYCAGVHGSRVGLCAECTELLAYARQRVARCPFGANKPTCAKCVVHCFRKDMRARIRAVMRYAGPRMLFRHPVLAFFHLLDRRRSAPHLRGMQAVTEPKRGAGQEASAHRVALPEESA is encoded by the coding sequence ATGGTGGAACGAGCTAGCAGTCGCCTTCTGCGTGAAGAGAGGACCGTCGCGGTCATGGTCCGCACCTATTGTGCCGGAGTACATGGTAGCCGGGTTGGTCTGTGCGCCGAGTGTACGGAGCTCTTGGCCTACGCTCGCCAGCGTGTGGCGCGATGCCCTTTTGGGGCGAACAAGCCCACCTGCGCCAAGTGTGTCGTGCACTGTTTTCGCAAGGATATGCGGGCAAGGATCCGGGCGGTGATGCGCTACGCCGGGCCGCGCATGCTTTTTCGTCACCCTGTGCTCGCGTTCTTTCATCTGTTGGATAGGCGGCGCAGCGCTCCCCACCTGCGCGGAATGCAGGCTGTGACGGAGCCAAAGAGGGGCGCAGGGCAGGAAGCGAGCGCTCATCGAGTCGCCCTTCCGGAAGAAAGTGCTTGA
- a CDS encoding chorismate mutase, translated as MDDPLVVARKRIDEIDGAIIALLNERARCALRIGAIKRERGLSARDPEREATVLARVEREAAGPLPGSSLRRIFVEIIAACRSVQEQQSRR; from the coding sequence GTGGACGATCCCCTTGTCGTGGCAAGAAAGAGAATCGACGAGATCGACGGTGCCATCATCGCGCTGCTAAATGAACGGGCGCGCTGTGCCCTGCGCATTGGCGCCATCAAGCGAGAGCGTGGGCTTTCGGCTCGCGACCCGGAGCGGGAGGCAACCGTGTTGGCGCGGGTGGAGAGGGAGGCGGCAGGGCCCCTGCCCGGCTCCTCGCTTCGCCGCATCTTTGTGGAAATCATCGCTGCCTGTCGCAGCGTTCAGGAACAGCAAAGCAGGAGGTGA